The Luteolibacter rhizosphaerae nucleotide sequence AGTTCGGGGTGCTCGTCGGTGAGTTGCCTGCGCAAGTTATCGATCTCCATGCGCATGGTCACCATGTGCTGGGACAGGTCATCATGCAGATCGCGGGAAAGCCGGGCCCTCTCTTCCTCCTGAGAACTGACCAAGCGGGACAGCAAGGTGCCGCGCTCCTCCTCCAAGCGCTCCCGCTGGCTGACCTCCCGCTGGAGGTCCTGCATCGCTTCGCGCAGTTCACGGGTGCGATCCTGAACGCGGGTTTCCAAGAGATCGTGGGCGGCTTGGAGTTCCTGGGCCTGGATCTTGCGCTCGGTGATATCGGTGGCGGTGCCAAACCAGCCGATGACGAGTCCCTGATCGTCGAAGTGGGGAACATTCCGGACAATGAACCAGCGGTAGCTGCCATCGCAGGCGCGCAAGCGCACCTCCGCATCGAGGATCCGGCCTCCCTGCAGCGCGGAGTTCCATTCCTGAAGCAAGGCTTCCGCATCATCCGGATGAATGAAGGCCTGCCAGCCGGAGCCGAGAGATGCGGCGGGATCGGCAGCGGTGTAGTCGAACCAGCGGCGGTTAAAATAGGCGGCATCGCCGGCCGGAGTATTCGACCAGACGATCTGCGGCATGGAATCGGCAAGGAGGCGGAAACGTTGCTCGCTGTCGCGAACCGCGGCTTGGGCGACGCGTTGCTCGGTGAGATCGCGAGCGACCTTTACGTAGCCCTTCACCAGATCTCCTTCTTCCAATGGTGACATCACCCCGGAAACCCAGAAGCGGCGACCGTCTTTTCGCAGGTGCCAGCGTTCGTCGGCGGCATGGCCTTTCGTTCTCGCAATGACAAACTCGGCCTGCGGGATGCCCGCCGCCTGATCCTCGGGAGTGAAAATCATGCCGACATGGCGACCAAGGACCTCTTCCGGCCCGTAGCCAAAGATGTGCCGCGCGCCCGTGTTCCACCCGGTGATGAGGCCTTCGACATCGGTGGTGATGATCGCGTAGTCCCGGACGCTATCCATCACCAAGCGGAGATTTACCTCGGAAGCCAAGAGATCGGCCTCCATTTTCCGGCGCTCGGTAAGGTCGACCGTGACGGCAAGGATGGAAACCTCCTCACGACCCGGGACCTGCAGCGCGGAGAAAGAGCTATTCGCCCAGACGATCCTCCCATCCGGCCGGACATAGCGCTTATCGATCGAGACAGGATGGCCGGTTTCCAAGACGCTGCGGAAGCCGGCGAGGGTTTCGCCAACGTCATCGGGATAAGTCACATCCGCCGGGCGCAGGTGCATCAGATCCTCCCGGGAGCGGCCCAAGAGATCGCAGAGGCGGTTGTTCACCCGCAGGAAGGAGCCCTCCGCGGAGACTTCGGCAATGCCGACCGGAGCTTCCGCAAAGATGGCGGCGAGCTGGGCCTGCGATGCCCTAAGATCTTCCTCGGAGCGGGCGCGCTCGATGCAATCAGAGGCGATCCATGCAA carries:
- a CDS encoding PAS domain S-box protein, encoding MLLCEAVTTPEMPGGDWRVISCNVLPSGAEGQQLARGTLLSQSLPAHGDEEWLQRLRPILADEPSVAFESSIGLPPRRHLIVARRVPDPSRILCRILFVPLSSSAEPPDQLDKALADLEGMKRLHDLNRRLMRSRRLGEMLTEILEATLFISRMTGGCIRLLDPGGRLDLAAHSGLAAPLLSGLGAITLAPACQAELAGGRHYFLGDLAAEQETAHSDEIRLLLSQDIRAVQAIPIISSQGRLLGLLSTYATEARTYEEHELRHLDLLAWIASDCIERARSEEDLRASQAQLAAIFAEAPVGIAEVSAEGSFLRVNNRLCDLLGRSREDLMHLRPADVTYPDDVGETLAGFRSVLETGHPVSIDKRYVRPDGRIVWANSSFSALQVPGREEVSILAVTVDLTERRKMEADLLASEVNLRLVMDSVRDYAIITTDVEGLITGWNTGARHIFGYGPEEVLGRHVGMIFTPEDQAAGIPQAEFVIARTKGHAADERWHLRKDGRRFWVSGVMSPLEEGDLVKGYVKVARDLTEQRVAQAAVRDSEQRFRLLADSMPQIVWSNTPAGDAAYFNRRWFDYTAADPAASLGSGWQAFIHPDDAEALLQEWNSALQGGRILDAEVRLRACDGSYRWFIVRNVPHFDDQGLVIGWFGTATDITERKIQAQELQAAHDLLETRVQDRTRELREAMQDLQREVSQRERLEEERGTLLSRLVSSQEEERARLSRDLHDDLSQHMVTMRMEIDNLRRQLTDEHPELVQKDVFESLMGRVDELIRAVHRRAWELRPSELDHLGLEVALRHYLQDWSNKTGIASHLHTGTWSDLRLPPDAEIALYRVVQEALANVTRHASATKVDLHLDADGEVLLMISDNGRGFEPVSGKGRLGLLGMRERLNSLGGSLAIESAPGAGTTIRAGLPLPAL